The following coding sequences are from one Pseudonocardia sp. EC080619-01 window:
- a CDS encoding AarF/ABC1/UbiB kinase family protein: MSDIPRRTAARTVKLAGLPLGVAGRAAAGFGRRLTGGDRDEISAQLAAKSAEQLFAVLGELKGGAMKFGQALSVFEAAIPDEYAEPYREALTKLQAAAPPMPMDDVDYMLTQQFGRSWRSRFSEFDEDPAASASIGQVHRAVWKRDGREVAVKVQYPGAEEALRSDLRQLGRMSRILQPLVPGMEIKPLVEELRSRMEEELDYRDEATYQREFAAIYEDDPEVKIPRVVGSAPKAVITEWVQGRPLASVIREGSVEERDHAGGRLARFHYSAPDRAHLLHADPHPGNFGILDDGRLLVLDFGAVARMPDGMPPELVAMTKYALEGRDGDLMALMRSAGFVRSGARIDQQQVLDYLAPFTEPLETEEFHFSRRWIQRQAERVGDLRSPDAAIGRALNLPPRFLLVHRVTMGTLGILCQLDTRVRLREIVAEWQPEMFRPDAPTG; this comes from the coding sequence GTGAGCGACATTCCCCGACGCACGGCCGCACGGACCGTCAAGCTCGCCGGCCTGCCGCTCGGCGTCGCCGGCCGGGCGGCCGCCGGCTTCGGGCGCCGGCTCACCGGTGGCGACCGCGACGAGATCTCCGCCCAGCTCGCCGCGAAGAGCGCCGAGCAGCTGTTCGCCGTCCTCGGTGAGCTCAAGGGCGGCGCGATGAAGTTCGGGCAGGCACTGTCCGTGTTCGAGGCCGCCATCCCGGACGAGTACGCCGAGCCGTACCGCGAGGCGCTGACGAAGCTGCAGGCCGCCGCCCCGCCGATGCCGATGGACGACGTCGACTACATGCTGACCCAGCAGTTCGGCCGGTCCTGGCGGTCCCGCTTCTCGGAGTTCGACGAGGACCCGGCCGCCTCGGCCAGCATCGGGCAGGTGCACCGCGCGGTCTGGAAGCGCGACGGCCGCGAGGTCGCCGTCAAGGTGCAGTACCCGGGCGCGGAGGAGGCACTCCGCTCGGACCTGCGCCAGCTCGGCCGGATGAGCCGCATCCTCCAACCGCTGGTACCCGGGATGGAGATCAAGCCGCTCGTCGAGGAGCTCCGCAGCCGGATGGAGGAGGAACTCGACTACCGCGACGAGGCGACCTACCAGCGGGAGTTCGCCGCAATCTACGAGGACGACCCCGAGGTGAAGATCCCCCGGGTCGTCGGCTCGGCACCGAAGGCCGTCATCACCGAGTGGGTGCAGGGCCGTCCGCTGGCGTCGGTCATCCGCGAGGGCTCGGTCGAGGAGCGTGACCACGCCGGCGGCCGGCTGGCCCGGTTCCACTACTCCGCGCCGGACCGGGCGCACCTGCTGCACGCCGACCCGCACCCGGGCAACTTCGGCATCCTCGACGACGGCAGGCTGCTCGTCCTCGACTTCGGCGCGGTCGCCCGGATGCCCGACGGCATGCCGCCCGAGCTGGTCGCGATGACCAAGTACGCCCTGGAGGGCCGGGACGGCGACCTGATGGCGCTGATGCGGTCGGCGGGTTTCGTCCGCAGCGGTGCCCGGATCGACCAGCAGCAGGTCCTCGACTACCTGGCGCCCTTCACCGAGCCGCTGGAGACGGAGGAGTTCCACTTCAGCCGCCGCTGGATCCAGCGTCAGGCCGAGCGGGTCGGCGACCTGCGCAGCCCGGACGCCGCCATCGGCCGGGCGCTCAACCTGCCGCCGCGGTTCCTCCTGGTCCATCGGGTGACGATGGGGACGCTGGGCATCCTCTGCCAGCTCGACACCCGGGTGCGGCTGCGCGAGATCGTCGCCGAGTGGCAGCCGGAGATGTTCCGGCCGGACGCCCCGACGGGCTGA
- a CDS encoding TetR/AcrR family transcriptional regulator, translating into MNRRCVVGVRAEQRARTRDALLDEAERLFAREGYGAVGLPAVVAGAGVTKGALYHQFDGKVALFGAVLERVQARVAERVVEAARAEQDPWDRLVAGCRAFLDASTAPGTARVMLVDGPAVLGWPVWREIDERTSGRHLAEALAGLVGLGELEPQPVEPLARLLSGAMNELAMWLAGPGTTTADRAAARAALERTLDGLRRRG; encoded by the coding sequence GTGAACCGGAGGTGTGTGGTGGGGGTGCGGGCCGAGCAGCGTGCACGGACGCGTGACGCTCTGCTCGACGAGGCGGAGCGACTGTTCGCCCGGGAGGGCTACGGCGCCGTCGGGCTCCCGGCGGTCGTGGCGGGCGCCGGGGTGACCAAGGGCGCGCTCTACCACCAGTTCGACGGCAAGGTCGCCCTGTTCGGGGCGGTGCTGGAACGGGTGCAGGCCCGGGTCGCCGAGCGCGTGGTGGAGGCGGCGCGGGCCGAACAGGACCCGTGGGACCGGCTCGTCGCCGGGTGCCGGGCCTTCCTCGATGCCAGCACCGCGCCGGGCACCGCGCGCGTGATGCTGGTCGACGGGCCCGCCGTGCTCGGCTGGCCCGTCTGGCGGGAGATCGACGAGCGCACGTCCGGCCGGCACCTCGCCGAGGCGCTGGCCGGGCTGGTCGGGCTCGGCGAGCTGGAACCGCAGCCGGTGGAGCCGCTGGCCCGCCTGCTGTCGGGGGCGATGAACGAGCTCGCGATGTGGCTGGCCGGGCCGGGCACGACCACCGCCGACCGGGCCGCCGCGCGGGCGGCCCTGGAACGGACCCTCGACGGCCTGCGCCGGCGCGGGTGA
- a CDS encoding VOC family protein, whose product MLTSCYPVLATDDVATARAFWTGPLGFEIVFDAGWYVSLSREGHELALLHRDHPTIPADFRGRSATGVLVNLEVDDVDAEWDRLAVRAGLPVALELRDEDFGQRHFILAGPDGVLVDVITEIPPSAEFAAAFTGTATV is encoded by the coding sequence ATGCTGACCAGCTGCTACCCGGTGCTCGCCACCGACGACGTCGCCACCGCCCGCGCGTTCTGGACCGGCCCGCTCGGCTTCGAGATCGTCTTCGACGCCGGGTGGTACGTCAGCCTGAGCCGGGAGGGCCACGAGCTCGCGCTCCTGCACCGCGACCACCCGACGATCCCCGCGGACTTCCGCGGACGCTCCGCGACCGGGGTGCTGGTGAACCTGGAGGTCGACGACGTCGACGCCGAATGGGATCGCCTCGCCGTCCGCGCCGGGCTGCCGGTCGCCCTGGAGCTGCGGGACGAGGACTTCGGGCAGCGCCATTTCATCCTGGCCGGGCCCGACGGGGTCCTGGTGGACGTGATCACCGAGATCCCGCCGTCGGCGGAGTTCGCCGCGGCCTTCACCGGAACGGCAACAGTCTGA
- a CDS encoding WhiB family transcriptional regulator, with translation MRAVETGPPAEQWSALPCRNGDADLWFAETPGELEQAKALCGGCPLRNACLTGALDRGEPWGVWGGEIFERGRVIPRKRPRGRPRKADLERDRAYALAAGN, from the coding sequence CTGCGGGCCGTGGAGACCGGCCCGCCCGCCGAGCAGTGGTCGGCACTGCCGTGCCGCAACGGCGACGCCGACCTGTGGTTCGCCGAGACGCCCGGCGAGCTGGAGCAGGCCAAGGCGCTCTGCGGCGGCTGCCCGCTGAGGAACGCCTGCCTGACCGGCGCCCTGGACCGCGGCGAGCCGTGGGGGGTCTGGGGCGGCGAGATCTTCGAGCGCGGCCGGGTGATCCCGCGCAAGCGTCCGAGGGGCCGCCCCCGCAAGGCCGACCTGGAGCGCGACCGGGCCTACGCCCTGGCCGCCGGCAACTGA
- a CDS encoding ATP-dependent DNA helicase UvrD2 has product MDPEQREAVTAPRGPVCVLAGAGTGKTRTITRRIAHLVGQGHVVAGQVLAVTFTARAAGELRTRLRQLDAGGVQARTFHAAALRQLRYFWPQVIGGSPWPLLDGKFRLVGQAAARARVGTDSDALRDLSSEIEWAKSSLVAPVDYAAEAARRKRDTPGPADQVAQVYAAYEELKNAAEVLDFDDLLLHTAVALEEHAGVAEEFRSRYRCFVVDEYQDVTPLQQRLLDAWLGERDDLTVVGDANQTIYTFAGASPRYLLEFPRRFPGAAVVRLQRDYRSTPQIVGCANQLIGAARHRPAGSRLQLVGQLPPGPDPDFSEHDDEPAEAAAVAGRILTLLNDGTEPSEIAVLFRINAQSEAYEQALSDAGVPYQVRGGERFFARPEVRRAMIALRGAAPDQRPGTDLVDVTRAVLGARAGLTDEPPKGATLRAQWESLLALVGVAEELAAIEPQADLTRLCAELDTRADSAQAPVVQGVTLASLHAAKGLEWDAVFLVGLADGTLPIGHAGDDEHAVEEERRLFYVGVTRARRVLSMSWSLSRASGRGPKRRRSRFLYGLIPDSHPASRVAGERRPGAARPKCRVCGSPLFGSAATKLLRCDDCPSDVDLELLDRLKQWRAGEAKQQDVPAFVVLTDATLTAIAEQRPSGPSALVGIPGIGAAKLDRYGDDVLRLLADHDEER; this is encoded by the coding sequence CTGGATCCCGAGCAGCGCGAGGCCGTCACCGCGCCACGGGGCCCGGTCTGCGTGCTGGCAGGTGCCGGCACCGGCAAGACCCGCACGATCACCCGCCGGATCGCGCACCTGGTGGGGCAGGGCCACGTCGTCGCCGGGCAGGTCCTCGCCGTCACCTTCACCGCGCGCGCGGCCGGCGAGCTCCGGACCCGGCTCCGGCAGCTCGACGCCGGTGGGGTGCAGGCACGGACCTTCCACGCGGCGGCCCTGCGCCAGCTCCGCTACTTCTGGCCGCAGGTGATCGGCGGGTCGCCCTGGCCGCTGCTCGACGGCAAGTTCCGGCTGGTCGGCCAGGCCGCCGCCCGGGCCAGGGTCGGCACCGACTCCGACGCACTGCGCGACCTGAGCTCCGAGATCGAGTGGGCGAAGTCGTCGCTGGTCGCCCCGGTCGACTACGCGGCCGAGGCCGCTCGCCGCAAGCGGGACACCCCCGGCCCCGCCGACCAGGTCGCCCAGGTCTACGCCGCCTACGAGGAGCTCAAGAACGCCGCCGAGGTGCTCGACTTCGACGACCTGCTGCTGCACACGGCCGTCGCGCTCGAGGAGCACGCCGGGGTCGCCGAGGAGTTCCGCTCGCGGTACCGCTGCTTCGTCGTCGACGAGTACCAGGACGTCACGCCGCTGCAGCAGCGGCTGCTCGACGCCTGGCTCGGCGAGCGGGACGACCTCACGGTCGTCGGCGACGCGAACCAGACGATCTACACCTTCGCCGGCGCCTCGCCGCGCTACCTGCTGGAGTTCCCGCGCCGGTTCCCCGGCGCGGCCGTCGTCCGGCTGCAGCGCGACTACCGGTCCACCCCGCAGATCGTCGGTTGCGCCAACCAGCTGATCGGGGCCGCGCGGCACCGGCCCGCCGGGTCGCGGCTGCAGCTCGTCGGGCAGCTCCCGCCCGGGCCCGATCCGGACTTCTCCGAGCACGACGACGAGCCGGCCGAGGCCGCCGCCGTCGCCGGCCGGATCCTGACGCTCCTCAACGACGGGACGGAGCCGTCCGAGATCGCGGTGCTGTTCCGGATCAACGCCCAGTCCGAGGCGTACGAGCAGGCGCTCTCCGACGCGGGCGTGCCGTACCAGGTGCGCGGCGGTGAACGGTTCTTCGCCCGCCCGGAGGTCCGCCGGGCGATGATCGCGCTGCGCGGCGCCGCGCCCGACCAGCGGCCGGGTACCGATCTCGTCGACGTGACGCGCGCCGTGCTCGGCGCCCGCGCCGGGCTCACCGACGAGCCGCCGAAGGGCGCCACCCTGCGTGCCCAGTGGGAGTCGCTGCTCGCACTGGTCGGGGTGGCCGAGGAGCTCGCCGCGATCGAGCCGCAGGCCGACCTGACCCGGCTGTGTGCCGAGCTCGACACCCGGGCCGACTCGGCGCAGGCCCCGGTGGTGCAGGGGGTGACGCTCGCGTCGCTGCACGCGGCGAAGGGCCTGGAGTGGGACGCGGTGTTCCTCGTCGGCCTCGCCGATGGGACGCTCCCGATCGGCCACGCCGGCGACGACGAGCACGCCGTCGAGGAGGAGCGGCGGCTGTTCTACGTCGGGGTCACGCGCGCCCGCCGGGTGCTGTCGATGTCCTGGTCGCTGTCGCGGGCGTCGGGGCGCGGCCCGAAACGGCGCCGGTCCCGGTTCCTCTACGGACTGATCCCGGACTCGCACCCCGCGTCCCGGGTCGCCGGCGAGCGCCGGCCCGGCGCCGCCCGCCCGAAGTGCCGGGTCTGCGGGTCCCCGCTGTTCGGGAGCGCCGCGACCAAGCTCCTGCGCTGTGACGACTGCCCGTCCGACGTGGACCTGGAGCTGCTGGACCGGCTCAAGCAGTGGCGCGCGGGCGAGGCGAAGCAGCAGGACGTGCCGGCCTTCGTCGTCCTCACCGACGCGACGCTCACCGCGATCGCCGAGCAGCGGCCGTCCGGACCGTCGGCGCTGGTCGGGATCCCCGGCATCGGTGCGGCCAAGCTCGACCGGTACGGCGACGACGTCCTGCGGCTGCTCGCCGACCACGACGAGGAGCGCTGA
- a CDS encoding glutaredoxin domain-containing protein — protein MADLTMYTTGWCGFCRRLKLQLDEAGIGYREIDIEREPDAVAFVEKANGGNRTVPTVVFPDESVATNPSFAEVQRRLAA, from the coding sequence ATGGCGGACCTGACGATGTACACGACCGGCTGGTGCGGCTTCTGCCGCCGGCTCAAGCTGCAGCTCGACGAGGCCGGGATCGGCTACCGCGAGATCGACATCGAGCGCGAGCCCGACGCGGTCGCGTTCGTCGAGAAGGCCAACGGCGGCAACCGCACCGTCCCCACCGTCGTCTTCCCCGACGAGTCGGTGGCGACCAACCCCAGCTTCGCGGAGGTCCAGCGGCGTCTCGCCGCCTGA
- the nudC gene encoding NAD(+) diphosphatase: MSPGDLDLTEQPVLSRNALDRDENRRADPAWLQETWAKARVVVVDEAGRTPVDWEVGPGRSFRETDAAAWDDAAGRNGQVRTRAGADLAAEPPAEAVLLGERDGVPYWAARGGPAWIAADDPGEWADLRAAGAFLDPLGAGLLTGAVATLNWHDRARFCAVDGTRTRPHAAGWARICENGHEEYPRTDPAIICLVHDGADRVLLARQPVWPVGRYSVLAGFVESGESLEACVHREIGEEVGIDVTDVRYLGSQAWPFPRSLMVGFHAVGDPDVPLRPQDGEIADALWITRDRLREALARGDWGSRDDTRDDAGAPDRTDPVVMLPGTVSIARTMLESWAAAGG; the protein is encoded by the coding sequence GTGAGCCCCGGTGACCTCGACCTGACCGAACAGCCGGTCCTGTCCCGCAACGCGCTGGACCGCGACGAGAACCGGCGTGCCGATCCGGCCTGGCTGCAGGAGACCTGGGCGAAGGCCCGCGTCGTCGTGGTCGACGAGGCGGGGCGCACGCCCGTCGACTGGGAGGTCGGGCCGGGCCGGTCGTTCCGCGAGACGGACGCCGCCGCCTGGGACGACGCCGCCGGCCGGAACGGGCAGGTCCGCACCCGTGCGGGTGCCGACCTCGCCGCCGAGCCCCCGGCCGAGGCCGTGCTGCTCGGCGAACGCGACGGCGTCCCGTACTGGGCGGCGCGCGGCGGCCCGGCCTGGATCGCCGCGGACGACCCGGGGGAGTGGGCGGACCTGCGGGCCGCGGGCGCGTTCCTCGACCCGCTCGGGGCCGGGCTGCTCACCGGTGCCGTGGCCACCCTGAACTGGCACGACCGTGCCCGGTTCTGCGCGGTCGACGGCACCCGCACGCGTCCGCACGCCGCAGGCTGGGCCCGGATCTGCGAGAACGGGCACGAGGAGTACCCCCGCACCGATCCGGCGATCATCTGCCTGGTGCACGACGGCGCCGACCGCGTGCTGCTCGCCCGCCAGCCGGTGTGGCCGGTCGGGCGCTACTCGGTGCTCGCCGGGTTCGTCGAGTCCGGCGAGTCCCTGGAGGCCTGCGTGCACCGCGAGATCGGCGAGGAGGTCGGCATCGACGTGACCGACGTCCGGTACCTGGGCAGCCAGGCCTGGCCGTTCCCGCGTTCGCTGATGGTCGGCTTCCACGCGGTCGGCGACCCGGACGTGCCGCTGCGCCCGCAGGACGGCGAGATCGCCGACGCGCTCTGGATCACCCGCGACCGGCTGCGGGAGGCACTGGCCCGCGGGGACTGGGGTTCCCGTGACGACACCCGTGACGATGCCGGCGCCCCGGACCGGACCGACCCGGTCGTCATGCTCCCGGGGACGGTCTCGATCGCGCGCACGATGCTGGAGTCCTGGGCCGCCGCGGGCGGCTGA
- a CDS encoding pitrilysin family protein gives MSATRTHRSAEEIGRTERGPRALPDLGHTEQVPLPEVVTRTLPNGLTVLAARRPGVPMVETLLRIPAASAGPTADAGWTAGTEVLAETLLTGTAGRDRVGLDDDLAAVGAELGVGVDPEWLQAGGSALASGLPVVLDVLADVLTGATHADDEVLRERARLVERIAVARAQPRTVAREALMRRRFGDHPIVSEMPTAEAVAGITPERVRALHADVVVPDGARLVLVGDIDPESAIDEVARRLGGWTGDHPARRLDEPPVPPVGDVQLVHRPGSVQSQLRLTAPGLDRTDERYTAFQIANLVFGGYFSSRWMENIREDKGYTYGAHSGQEFVPGGAVLGLDADVASDVTAAALLETRYELGRMVAVPPTEQEVTSARRYAIGSLLVSLDSQSALAGTLSALDAAGLDIEWLRDRPRRLEEVTVDEVAEVAAEMFAPPRFTGVIVGDADVVGPRLTALGGVRRAEADA, from the coding sequence GTGAGCGCCACCCGCACCCACCGCAGCGCCGAGGAGATCGGCCGCACCGAGCGCGGCCCGCGCGCGCTGCCCGATCTCGGCCACACCGAGCAGGTGCCGCTGCCCGAGGTCGTCACCCGGACGCTGCCGAACGGGCTGACGGTGCTCGCCGCCCGCCGGCCGGGCGTGCCGATGGTCGAGACCCTGCTCCGGATCCCGGCCGCCTCCGCCGGGCCCACCGCCGACGCCGGCTGGACGGCGGGCACCGAGGTCCTCGCCGAGACGCTGCTGACCGGCACCGCGGGCCGGGACCGGGTCGGGCTCGACGACGACCTCGCCGCTGTCGGTGCCGAGCTGGGTGTCGGTGTCGATCCCGAGTGGCTGCAGGCCGGCGGGTCCGCGCTGGCGTCCGGCCTCCCCGTCGTGCTCGACGTGCTGGCCGACGTGCTCACCGGCGCCACCCACGCCGACGACGAGGTGCTCCGCGAACGTGCCCGGCTCGTCGAGCGGATCGCGGTCGCCCGCGCCCAGCCACGCACCGTCGCCCGCGAGGCGCTGATGCGCCGCCGCTTCGGCGACCACCCGATCGTCTCCGAGATGCCCACCGCCGAGGCCGTCGCCGGGATCACCCCGGAGCGGGTGCGCGCCCTGCACGCCGACGTCGTCGTCCCCGACGGTGCGCGACTGGTGCTCGTCGGCGACATCGACCCCGAGTCCGCGATCGACGAGGTCGCCCGCCGGCTCGGCGGCTGGACCGGCGACCATCCCGCACGGCGGCTGGACGAGCCGCCGGTGCCGCCGGTCGGTGACGTCCAGCTCGTGCACCGGCCCGGGTCGGTCCAGTCCCAGCTCCGGCTCACCGCGCCCGGCCTGGACCGCACCGACGAGCGCTACACCGCCTTCCAGATCGCGAACCTGGTGTTCGGCGGCTACTTCTCGTCGCGCTGGATGGAGAACATCCGCGAGGACAAGGGCTACACCTACGGGGCGCACTCGGGGCAGGAGTTCGTCCCCGGCGGGGCGGTGCTCGGCCTCGACGCCGACGTCGCCTCGGACGTCACCGCGGCCGCCCTGCTCGAGACCCGCTACGAGCTGGGCCGGATGGTCGCCGTCCCGCCGACCGAGCAGGAGGTCACCTCGGCCCGCCGGTACGCGATCGGCTCGCTGCTCGTGTCGCTGGACAGCCAGTCCGCGCTGGCGGGGACGCTGTCCGCGCTCGACGCGGCGGGACTGGACATCGAGTGGCTCCGCGACCGTCCGCGACGCCTGGAGGAGGTCACCGTGGACGAGGTCGCCGAGGTCGCGGCGGAGATGTTCGCGCCGCCCCGGTTCACCGGCGTGATCGTCGGTGACGCGGACGTCGTCGGACCGCGGCTGACCGCGCTCGGCGGGGTCCGGCGGGCGGAGGCGGACGCGTGA